One Molothrus aeneus isolate 106 chromosome 29, BPBGC_Maene_1.0, whole genome shotgun sequence genomic region harbors:
- the GKN2 gene encoding gastrokine-2 yields the protein MRRSPGKAAVLICLGVFWAQTSALNTFVLHDPISNYVTGTMTIHSEEQIVDVHVRSGVYSSDTIFDYTHGYIATRLFSRNACFIMKIKKEIIPDLQEIGRLAFERETMRDVYSPNNVWAQFQAGSSRLGHLKDWVLYGKHIENLCTGLPLYELVATEPPTNDDGCASAGIPSILGLKICEELIANEY from the exons ATGAGGAGGAGTCCAGGCAAG GCTGCAGTCCTCATTTGCCTGGGAGTCTTTTGGGCTCAGACTTCTGCATTGAAC ACCTTTGTGCTGCATGATCCCATCAGCAACTATGTCACGGGCACCATGACCATCCACAGCGAGGAGCAAATCGTCGATGTCCACGTCCGCTCCGGCGTCTACTCCTCTGACACCATCTTTGACTACACACAT GGGTATATTGCCACCAGGTTGTTCTCACGAAATGCCTGCTTTATCatgaaaataaagaaggaaatcATCCCAGACCTGCAAGAGATTGGACGTCTGGCTTTTGAGAGAGAG ACCATGAGGGATGTATACTCTCCCAATAACGTGTGGGCCCAGTTCCaagctggcagctccaggctggggcatCTGAAAGACTGGGTTCTCTATGGGAAGCACATTGAAAATCTCTGCACGGGGCTGCCTCTCTACGAGCTGGTGGCCACTGAAC cACCAACAAATGATGATGGCTGTGCCAGTGCCGGCATTCCAAGCATTTTGGGCCTTAAAATCTGTGAAGAACTCATTGCAAATGAATATTGA
- the BMP10 gene encoding bone morphogenetic protein 10, whose amino-acid sequence MDSVVLQLWAVLSLLVHLAACSPILSLEHSSLEEDVPLFDEILSEQDGVDFNTLLQNMKNEFLKTLNLSDIPLHESAKVDPPEYMLELYNRFATDRTSMPSANIIRSFKNEDLDSHPIGVTGTRRYPLLFNVSIPHHEEITMAELRLYTLVERDQRLYEGLDRKVTIFEVLDSIHLGAGEDRKMVALASRHIYGTSSEWESFEVTEAIRRWRRAGLTTHRLEVHIESREGEEQNGEGKLDIDINSEAKHLPLLVVYSDDQSNDRKEEKEELNEMIDHEQFLGLENLEVGNFHDQPGEEALLQMRSNIIYDSTARIRRNAKGNYCKKTPLYIDFKEIGWDSWIIAPAGYEAYECHGVCAYPLTEHVTPTKHAIVKTLVHLKNPQKASKACCVPTKLDPISILYLDAGVVTYKFKYEGMVVSECGCR is encoded by the exons ATGGATTCTGTCgtcctccagctctgggctgtcctCTCCCTCCTGGTTCACCTTGCAGCCTGCAGTCCCATCCTGAGCTTGGAGCACTCTTCCCTGGAGGAAGACGTGCCTCTTTTTGATGAGATCCTCTCCGAGCAAGATGGGGTTGATTTCAACACGCTGCTCCAGAACATGAAAAATGAGTTTTTGAAGACGTTGAACCTCTCCGACATCCCCCTGCACGAGTCGGCCAAGGTGGACCCGCCAGAGTACATGCTAGAGCTGTACAACAGGTTTGCCACAGACAGGACATCGATGCCTTCTGCAAACATCATCAGGAGCTTCAAAAATGAAG ACCTGGATTCCCACCCTATAGGCGTGACAGGAACCCGGAGATACCCGCTGCTCTTCAACGTCTCCATCCCTCACCACGAGGAGATCAccatggcagagctgaggctcTACACCCTGGTGGAGCGGGACCAGAGGCTCTACGAAGGGCTCGACAGGAAGGTCACCATCTTCGAGGTGCTGGACAGCATCCAcctgggggctggggaggacagGAAGATGGTGGCCCTGGCCTCCCGGCACATCTACGGCACGAGCAGCGAGTGGGAGAGCTTCGAGGTGACCGAGGCCATCCGGCGCTggcgcagggcagggctgaCCACGCACCGGCTGGAAGTTCACATcgagagcagggaaggggaggagcaGAACGGGGAAGGGAAACTCGACATCGACATCAACTCCGAGGCCAAGCACCTGCCCCTGCTGGTTGTGTACTCCGACGACCAAAGCAACGacagaaaggaggagaaggaagagctgAATGAGATGATCGACCACGAGCAGTTCCTGGGCCTGGAGAACCTGGAGGTTGGCAACTTCCACGACCAGCCCGGCGAGGAGGCGCTGCTCCAGATGCGCTCCAACATCATCTACGACTCCACCGCCCGCATCCGCAGGAACGCCAAGGGCAACTACTGCAAAAAGACTCCTCTCTACATCGACTTCAAGGAGATTGGCTGGGACTCCTGGATCATCGCCCCGGCAGGCTACGAAGCGTACGAGTGCCACGGCGTGTGCGCCTACCCCTTGACGGAGCACGTCACGCCCACCAAGCACGCCATCGTCAAGACTTTGGTTCACCTGAAGAACCCCCAGAAAGCCTCCAAGGCCTGCTGCGTGCCCACCAAACTTGACCCCATCTCCATCCTCTACTTGGATGCAGGGGTGGTCACCTACAAGTTCAAGTACGAGGGCATGGTGGTGTCAGAGTGCGGCTGCAGATAG